A section of the Vicinamibacterales bacterium genome encodes:
- a CDS encoding sigma-70 family RNA polymerase sigma factor codes for MGAGLRLPIAMNDEPTPAWADDALVRACLVGDERAWHALVDKYKRLIYSIALRYHATPDDAADIFQSVCLELYSELGRLRQAAALRGWLITVTMHAALRWRKQSVRREQVERSDVDVSMIGDPHVVTDDDRSALDRAQDLREAIASLPPRCQAMVHMLFFEDPPRPYAEVAASLGLATGSIGFIRGRCLDKLKKAVER; via the coding sequence ATGGGCGCCGGACTGAGGCTGCCGATCGCGATGAACGACGAGCCGACGCCCGCGTGGGCGGACGACGCGCTGGTCCGGGCCTGCCTGGTGGGTGACGAGCGGGCCTGGCATGCCCTGGTGGACAAGTACAAGCGCCTCATCTACTCGATCGCGCTCCGCTACCATGCGACCCCGGATGACGCGGCGGACATCTTCCAGTCAGTCTGTCTGGAGCTCTATTCGGAGCTCGGCCGCCTGCGTCAGGCGGCGGCGCTGCGCGGTTGGCTGATCACCGTGACGATGCACGCGGCCCTGCGGTGGCGGAAACAGTCGGTGCGCCGCGAGCAGGTGGAACGATCGGATGTCGATGTCTCGATGATCGGTGACCCGCACGTGGTGACAGATGACGACCGGTCGGCCCTCGATCGGGCCCAGGACCTGCGTGAGGCCATTGCCAGCCTTCCGCCCCGGTGCCAGGCAATGGTCCACATGCTGTTCTTCGAGGATCCGCCGCGGCCATACGCCGAGGTGGCGGCCAGCCTGGGGCTCGCGACCGGGTCGATCGGATTCATCCGCGGGCGATGTCTCGACAAACTCAAGAAGGCGGTCGAACGATGA
- a CDS encoding ABC transporter substrate-binding protein: MTRRHSAVCLLTILMATGALGGGAFERSPGGRMAEPMTTTASAGIPGGQLVIAQRAEPKTFNPVMAIDAPSREVLGRLMADLVHINRGTLGTEPALARAWSVTSDGRHYTLTLRRGLRFSDGHPCDADDVIFSFGVYLDERVHSPQRELLMADGKPMTVRKVDGLTVAVDLPSPLAAGERLFDSVAILPRHLLGRAYAEGTLSQAWNLTTAPSAIAGLGPFRLARYVPGERIVLERNPYYWKVDARGQALPYLQRLTFIQVPDESAQALRFQASETDLVTRLTADDYESLRAGQRDGGYRVIDLGPGLEYNFLFFNQNDLAGRGLPAVARKQAWFRGRAFRQAVSAAIDRDAVVRLVYRGHGAPLWTHVTPANARWIDQGIPRPPRSLDRARQLLRSDGFTWSADGRLHDGQGAPVEFTILVAAGNQPRTQMATIVQDDLSQLGMRATVVTLEFRALLNRVLESRDYDACVLGLASGDADPSAEMNVWLSNGPTHLWNPGQRTPATRWEAEIDDLMRRQSVTTDAIERKRLYDRVQDIVADELPLIAIASPSILVGARKDMGNFRPAILDHYVLSNVEELYWKNNQRGGAH, from the coding sequence ATGACGCGCCGACACTCCGCGGTGTGTCTGCTGACGATACTGATGGCCACCGGCGCGTTGGGCGGGGGCGCCTTCGAGCGTTCGCCCGGCGGCAGGATGGCAGAGCCGATGACGACCACGGCGTCCGCCGGTATTCCCGGCGGCCAGCTGGTCATCGCGCAGCGAGCCGAGCCGAAGACATTCAACCCGGTGATGGCAATCGACGCGCCTTCGCGCGAGGTGCTCGGGCGTCTGATGGCCGATCTCGTCCACATCAACCGAGGGACTCTTGGAACCGAACCCGCTCTCGCCCGGGCGTGGTCGGTCACCTCCGACGGTCGTCACTACACGCTGACGCTTCGGCGCGGCCTTCGTTTCTCCGACGGTCACCCCTGCGATGCAGACGACGTCATCTTCAGCTTTGGCGTCTATCTGGATGAGCGCGTGCACTCGCCGCAGCGCGAACTGCTCATGGCGGACGGGAAACCAATGACCGTCCGCAAGGTCGACGGGCTCACCGTGGCCGTCGATCTTCCCAGCCCCCTGGCGGCCGGCGAACGCCTGTTCGACAGCGTGGCCATCCTGCCGCGGCACCTGCTGGGACGCGCATACGCCGAGGGCACGCTCTCTCAGGCATGGAACCTGACGACCGCGCCGTCGGCCATCGCGGGGCTCGGTCCCTTCCGCCTGGCGCGCTACGTCCCCGGCGAACGGATTGTGCTCGAGCGGAATCCGTACTACTGGAAGGTGGACGCCCGTGGCCAGGCCCTGCCGTATCTCCAGCGGCTCACGTTCATCCAGGTGCCCGATGAGAGCGCGCAGGCGCTGCGCTTTCAGGCGTCCGAGACCGACCTGGTGACGCGGCTCACCGCCGACGACTACGAGTCGCTCCGGGCGGGCCAGCGGGACGGCGGGTACCGGGTGATCGATCTCGGGCCCGGCCTCGAGTACAACTTCCTGTTTTTCAACCAGAACGACCTCGCGGGCCGCGGTCTCCCGGCGGTGGCACGCAAGCAGGCGTGGTTTCGTGGCCGCGCCTTCAGGCAGGCAGTGTCAGCGGCGATCGACCGGGACGCCGTAGTACGGCTCGTCTACCGCGGGCACGGCGCGCCGCTGTGGACTCACGTGACGCCGGCGAACGCGCGGTGGATCGACCAGGGGATTCCGCGGCCGCCACGTTCTCTCGACCGCGCGCGGCAGCTCCTGCGAAGCGACGGTTTCACGTGGAGTGCCGATGGCCGGCTGCACGATGGGCAGGGCGCACCCGTCGAGTTCACGATTCTCGTCGCCGCGGGCAACCAGCCGCGTACGCAGATGGCCACGATCGTCCAGGACGATCTGTCGCAGCTCGGCATGCGTGCGACGGTCGTGACACTCGAATTCCGTGCGCTGCTGAACCGCGTGCTCGAATCGCGCGACTACGACGCATGCGTGCTGGGGCTGGCGAGCGGCGACGCGGATCCGTCCGCCGAGATGAACGTCTGGCTGTCGAACGGTCCGACGCATCTGTGGAACCCTGGCCAGCGCACGCCGGCAACCAGGTGGGAGGCGGAAATCGACGATCTCATGCGGCGTCAATCGGTCACGACAGACGCCATCGAGCGGAAGCGGCTCTACGACCGCGTGCAGGACATCGTGGCGGACGAGTTGCCGCTCATTGCCATCGCGAGTCCCTCCATCCTCGTCGGCGCCAGGAAGGACATGGGCAATTTCCGTCCGGCGATCCTCGATCATTACGTGCTGTCGAATGTCGAGGAGCTCTACTGGAAGAACAACCAGCGTGGAGGCGCGCACTGA
- a CDS encoding ABC transporter permease, translated as MWIRTPNAVMALLALHALVLFADPLAPDAPDRQHRDLALAPPTRLHFVDTAGRWHLRPLVYPFWMDPASRAPREDPSRAMPLQLWSRGAPYRLGGLVGWDRHLLGVDEPARLFLLGTDRYGRDLLSRLVIGARPTLYAGLMATVIALGLGIVIGTVAGYHGGWLDGVLMWLTDACLSLPWFYLLLALRSLLPLDLSPVRTFLLTAGLVGAVGWARPARLIRAVVLSERDGDHVLAARSCGATAFRVLARHVMPQAIGVAVTQAALLAPRYVLAEITLSFLGLGVAEPTASWGTLTAGMIPPGLVLSHWWLAAPLGAIVAVVALYDRAARDIEKMPRFGRAPRPTAEAC; from the coding sequence ATGTGGATACGGACGCCCAACGCCGTGATGGCACTGCTGGCGCTCCACGCCCTGGTGCTGTTCGCGGACCCGCTCGCGCCGGATGCGCCGGACCGTCAGCACCGCGACTTGGCGCTCGCGCCTCCGACGCGGCTGCACTTCGTCGACACCGCCGGTCGCTGGCACCTGAGGCCGCTGGTCTATCCGTTTTGGATGGATCCGGCCAGCCGTGCGCCGCGCGAGGACCCGAGCAGGGCGATGCCGCTGCAGCTGTGGTCGAGAGGCGCGCCGTACCGACTCGGAGGTCTCGTGGGTTGGGACCGTCATCTGCTTGGCGTGGACGAGCCCGCGCGTCTGTTCCTGCTCGGTACGGATCGGTACGGGCGCGACCTGCTGTCCCGTCTGGTGATTGGGGCCCGGCCGACGCTGTATGCGGGTCTGATGGCCACGGTAATCGCTCTCGGCCTCGGCATCGTCATTGGCACGGTGGCCGGCTATCACGGCGGGTGGTTGGACGGCGTCCTCATGTGGCTGACCGACGCCTGCCTGTCCCTGCCATGGTTCTACCTGCTGCTCGCGCTGCGCAGCCTTCTGCCGCTCGACCTGTCGCCCGTTCGCACGTTTCTGCTCACCGCGGGACTCGTCGGCGCGGTTGGCTGGGCCCGACCGGCGCGCCTGATTCGTGCGGTCGTGCTCTCCGAGCGGGACGGCGACCACGTGCTCGCTGCCCGGAGTTGTGGCGCGACGGCGTTCCGCGTGCTCGCGCGCCACGTGATGCCCCAGGCCATCGGTGTCGCAGTGACGCAGGCCGCGTTGCTGGCCCCGCGCTACGTGCTCGCGGAGATCACGCTCTCGTTTCTGGGCCTCGGTGTTGCCGAGCCCACGGCGAGTTGGGGCACGTTGACCGCAGGCATGATCCCTCCAGGCTTGGTGCTGTCCCACTGGTGGCTGGCCGCGCCGCTCGGCGCCATCGTCGCGGTGGTCGCGCTGTACGACCGTGCGGCGCGGGACATCGAGAAGATGCCGCGATTCGGCCGCGCCCCGCGCCCAACGGCGGAGGCATGCTGA
- a CDS encoding sigma-54 dependent transcriptional regulator: MTARGSILVTDDEEKIVRVLGSALREEGHEVVETTSPHEAKRLLATRPFDLFVVDNVMPELSGMDLIRELMGTSPEVERPHILLMTGHATIDGAIEAMKLGALDYLRKPFEIDHVIATAARVVETRRARLGNATPPTDDGDHVESGVVGQSPAIREVLRQAKVVAACNSTVLLTGETGTGKELVARAIHMHSPRRARPFIKVNCAAIPDNLLESELFGYVRGAFTGAMGNRRGKFALAERGSIFLDEIGTLSPVLQPKILRVIQEREFEPLGAERTERADVRIIAATNRDLSTMVSEGRFLEDLYYRLNVIPIHIPPLRNRPEDIPLLVEYFVRKHQRQVGKHIEGLEPSAMLMLQRYSWPGNVRELENTIERAVVLACGTVIRPQCVAVARAMPQESVPLPSMTLRTNVEWVERETVRRAVEAAHGVKRDAADLIGISQRALSYYLAKHNLEPGNRPASSTQSGGSQDGQA; encoded by the coding sequence ATGACTGCTCGCGGCTCAATTCTCGTCACCGACGATGAGGAGAAGATCGTCCGGGTATTGGGGAGCGCGCTACGCGAAGAAGGCCACGAGGTCGTCGAGACGACGAGCCCGCACGAGGCGAAACGGCTGCTCGCCACGCGCCCATTCGACCTGTTCGTCGTCGACAACGTGATGCCCGAGTTGTCGGGCATGGACCTGATTCGTGAGCTCATGGGCACATCCCCGGAGGTCGAGCGGCCGCACATTCTGCTCATGACCGGTCACGCGACCATTGACGGCGCGATCGAGGCGATGAAACTCGGCGCGCTGGACTACCTCCGCAAGCCGTTCGAGATCGATCACGTGATCGCCACGGCAGCTCGCGTGGTCGAGACGCGCCGCGCGCGCCTGGGCAACGCGACACCCCCGACCGATGACGGAGACCACGTCGAGTCGGGCGTCGTCGGACAGAGCCCCGCGATCCGCGAAGTGCTGCGGCAGGCGAAGGTGGTGGCGGCGTGCAACAGCACCGTGCTGCTCACCGGTGAGACCGGGACTGGAAAGGAACTGGTTGCGCGCGCCATTCACATGCACAGCCCGCGACGCGCGCGACCGTTCATCAAGGTCAATTGCGCCGCCATCCCGGACAATCTGCTCGAGTCCGAGTTGTTCGGCTACGTGCGGGGCGCATTCACCGGCGCGATGGGCAACCGCCGTGGCAAGTTTGCGCTGGCCGAGCGCGGCAGCATCTTCCTCGACGAGATCGGCACGCTCAGCCCGGTTCTCCAGCCGAAGATCCTGCGGGTCATCCAGGAGCGCGAGTTCGAGCCGCTCGGCGCCGAGCGCACCGAACGTGCGGACGTGCGGATCATCGCCGCCACCAATCGCGACCTCTCGACCATGGTTTCCGAGGGGCGGTTCCTCGAGGACCTCTACTACCGGTTGAACGTGATCCCGATTCACATCCCGCCGCTTCGCAACCGGCCGGAAGACATCCCGCTGCTGGTCGAGTACTTCGTCAGGAAGCACCAGAGGCAGGTGGGCAAGCACATCGAAGGCCTCGAACCATCGGCCATGTTGATGCTGCAGCGATACTCGTGGCCTGGCAATGTCCGGGAACTGGAGAACACCATCGAGCGGGCCGTCGTGCTCGCCTGCGGCACGGTGATCCGTCCGCAGTGCGTGGCCGTCGCCCGGGCCATGCCCCAGGAGTCGGTACCGCTCCCCTCGATGACGCTTCGCACCAACGTGGAGTGGGTGGAGCGGGAGACCGTGCGCCGGGCCGTCGAGGCGGCGCATGGCGTGAAGCGAGACGCTGCCGACCTGATCGGGATCAGCCAACGCGCCTTGAGCTACTACCTCGCCAAGCACAACCTCGAACCGGGGAACCGGCCCGCTTCTTCCACGCAGTCTGGCGGTTCTCAGGACGGACAGGCGTGA
- a CDS encoding ABC transporter permease — translation MISLLIHRLAHIATLIAAIALLTVGASVWAPGSYDQPLRLEPHYSQGAVSDLRARHGLDRPVLMRVGSWIASAARGDLGISLEYNTPVAPLVMVRAGRTLLLGLVAMAFAWLLAIPIGVAMAARAGSWFDRAIGSCLAVALALPDPVLALGFIVVSIQIGVTPVGGLASARIDDASASAWAADVLAHLALPALVLVIGLLPTLVRHVRSSVVGVLAAPFIVTARARGVPRRRLLFRSALKVAAPPLISLGGLSAAGLFSASLLVEVVTGWPGLGPLLVEATRSRDIPVVIGASVCSMVMLGTATTASDLIARLVDPRLGRMPNHAFRTRYVNR, via the coding sequence ATGATCTCCCTGCTGATTCACCGCCTCGCTCATATTGCGACGCTGATCGCGGCAATCGCGCTGCTCACGGTTGGCGCGAGCGTCTGGGCGCCGGGCAGCTACGATCAGCCGCTACGCCTCGAACCCCATTACTCGCAGGGCGCCGTGAGCGATCTCCGCGCGCGGCACGGGCTCGATCGGCCAGTCCTCATGCGTGTCGGTTCCTGGATCGCGTCGGCAGCGCGTGGTGACCTCGGCATCTCGCTGGAATACAACACTCCGGTCGCGCCCCTCGTGATGGTCCGCGCCGGGAGAACGTTGCTGCTGGGCCTGGTCGCCATGGCGTTCGCATGGCTGCTCGCCATTCCAATCGGCGTGGCGATGGCGGCGCGCGCGGGTTCGTGGTTCGATCGCGCGATCGGTTCGTGCCTGGCCGTCGCGCTCGCGCTCCCCGATCCGGTTCTGGCCCTTGGGTTCATCGTGGTTTCAATTCAGATCGGTGTCACACCGGTTGGCGGACTGGCGTCGGCGCGGATCGACGACGCGTCTGCCTCGGCGTGGGCCGCCGATGTATTGGCACACCTGGCGCTGCCGGCGTTGGTTCTCGTGATCGGTCTTCTGCCGACGCTCGTTCGCCATGTGCGAAGCAGCGTCGTGGGAGTTCTCGCAGCGCCGTTCATCGTCACGGCACGCGCGCGCGGCGTCCCCCGCCGGCGTCTGCTGTTCCGATCGGCATTGAAGGTGGCCGCGCCACCGCTGATCTCGCTCGGCGGCCTCTCGGCAGCCGGACTCTTCAGCGCGTCGCTGCTGGTTGAGGTTGTGACGGGCTGGCCGGGCCTCGGCCCCCTGCTCGTCGAGGCGACCCGGTCGCGGGACATACCCGTGGTGATCGGCGCGAGCGTCTGCTCGATGGTGATGCTCGGGACGGCGACCACCGCGTCGGACCTGATTGCGCGGCTCGTGGACCCACGGCTGGGCAGGATGCCGAACCACGCATTCCGAACTCGATACGTGAACCGGTAA